The following coding sequences lie in one Bifidobacterium sp. ESL0690 genomic window:
- a CDS encoding nucleoside hydrolase: MSKKKVILDCDPGHDDAFAIMLAVQNLDVLGITTIGGNCTLENVTRNAIKTLEVLGKADEIGVYPGHERPLVAPLVTAPQFHGETGLDGPVLPEPTHKPQDKFAVDFIVDTVMSTDDVTLIATGPLTNIAAALNREPRLVERVKEICIMGGSVTFGNWTPAAEFNIYVDPEAAYRVFNSGLHVKMTGINLTRQCCVTEKHIAKFREIGTKAANFAADLADYFLETCEDETHLTGATIHDACAAAWVIDPNLIKSAQMHIDVELDGKLTRGMTVCDYRHLRGVDPAVDLEREPQMDFRGEAPNAEAALELDFPGFMDLLYTTLRNYN, translated from the coding sequence ATGAGCAAGAAAAAAGTGATTCTTGACTGCGACCCGGGTCATGATGACGCGTTCGCCATCATGCTGGCAGTGCAGAACCTCGACGTGCTGGGCATCACCACCATCGGCGGCAACTGCACGCTGGAGAACGTGACACGCAACGCCATCAAGACCCTTGAGGTTCTGGGCAAGGCCGATGAGATCGGCGTCTATCCTGGCCACGAGCGTCCGCTGGTGGCCCCGCTGGTCACCGCACCTCAGTTCCATGGCGAGACCGGACTGGACGGCCCGGTGCTGCCGGAGCCCACGCACAAGCCGCAAGACAAGTTTGCCGTCGATTTCATCGTCGACACCGTGATGAGCACCGACGACGTCACGCTGATCGCCACCGGCCCGCTGACCAATATCGCCGCGGCCCTCAACCGCGAGCCACGTCTGGTCGAGAGGGTCAAGGAAATCTGCATCATGGGCGGTTCGGTGACCTTCGGCAACTGGACGCCGGCGGCCGAGTTCAACATCTACGTGGACCCCGAAGCCGCCTACCGCGTCTTCAATTCCGGTCTGCACGTCAAGATGACCGGCATCAACCTCACCCGCCAATGCTGCGTCACCGAAAAGCATATCGCCAAGTTCCGCGAGATTGGCACCAAGGCCGCCAACTTCGCCGCCGATCTGGCCGATTACTTCCTGGAAACCTGTGAGGACGAAACCCACCTGACCGGCGCCACCATCCATGACGCGTGCGCCGCCGCCTGGGTGATTGACCCGAACCTGATCAAGTCCGCTCAGATGCATATCGACGTCGAGCTCGACGGGAAGCTGACCCGTGGCATGACGGTGTGCGATTACCGTCATCTGCGTGGCGTTGATCCGGCGGTCGACTTGGAGCGCGAGCCGCAGATGGACTTCCGAGGCGAGGCTCCCAACGCCGAAGCCGCACTGGAGCTGGATTTCCCGGGCTTCATGGATCTGCTTTACACCACGCTGCGCAACTACAACTGA
- a CDS encoding iron-containing alcohol dehydrogenase: MFQDFTLCINTKFVFGHDAETKVGEELAALGGVHTVLLHHDGGAYLTQLVDTIKASLKAVGIGFVEFVGVQPNPRLNTVRKAIDFARENKVDAVVAIGGGSAIDSGKAIALGVANDGDVWDFFTGKRKVEKTLPVAAVLTNPASGSESSQVTVVNNEDEHMKLLVSVPVIRPVLAFMNPALTASVPAFPTACGIVDMFSHICERYFTDNDDFGVIDRMAEGALRTLTQVGPQCLADLSNYEYRAQIMWTATVAQNNTLGIGREQDWSTHLLGNELSALYDTPHGATLSIMMGAWMNTACKKNPRRFARYAQEVFGLHDETMDAMVLARRGIEATQRFFVSLGMPISFDDYQVPTDGVEQMLDNIEFYGPDHTIGAVARLNRDDCRQIYRDAFHRADAASFWK, from the coding sequence ATGTTCCAGGATTTCACATTATGCATCAACACGAAGTTCGTCTTCGGTCACGATGCGGAAACCAAAGTGGGGGAGGAACTGGCGGCGCTCGGTGGGGTGCATACCGTCTTGCTTCACCACGACGGCGGGGCATATCTGACGCAACTGGTCGACACGATCAAAGCGAGCCTCAAGGCCGTTGGGATCGGGTTCGTCGAATTCGTCGGTGTCCAGCCCAATCCTCGACTGAACACAGTGCGCAAGGCGATTGATTTTGCTCGGGAAAACAAGGTCGACGCGGTCGTGGCGATTGGCGGCGGCAGTGCGATCGATTCCGGCAAGGCGATAGCCCTCGGCGTCGCCAACGACGGGGATGTCTGGGATTTCTTTACCGGCAAGAGAAAGGTCGAAAAGACGCTTCCCGTGGCAGCCGTGCTCACCAACCCGGCTTCCGGCAGCGAATCCAGCCAGGTCACGGTGGTCAACAACGAAGACGAGCACATGAAGCTTCTCGTCAGCGTACCGGTGATCCGCCCGGTGCTGGCGTTCATGAACCCGGCCCTGACCGCTTCCGTTCCGGCTTTCCCCACAGCCTGCGGCATCGTCGACATGTTCTCGCATATCTGCGAGCGGTATTTCACCGACAATGACGATTTCGGCGTCATCGACCGCATGGCCGAAGGTGCGCTGCGCACGCTGACCCAAGTCGGGCCGCAGTGCCTCGCCGATCTCTCCAACTATGAGTACCGCGCCCAGATCATGTGGACGGCCACCGTCGCACAGAACAACACTCTTGGCATCGGTCGAGAACAGGATTGGTCGACCCACCTGCTCGGCAACGAGCTGAGCGCTTTGTATGACACACCTCATGGCGCGACGCTTTCGATCATGATGGGAGCCTGGATGAATACCGCGTGCAAGAAGAACCCGCGTCGTTTTGCCCGCTATGCCCAGGAAGTGTTCGGATTGCACGACGAGACGATGGACGCCATGGTCTTGGCCCGCAGGGGCATCGAGGCCACGCAGCGCTTCTTCGTCTCCCTCGGGATGCCGATTTCGTTCGATGACTACCAGGTGCCGACCGACGGCGTGGAGCAGATGCTCGACAACATCGAGTTCTACGGGCCGGACCACACCATCGGGGCCGTCGCACGTCTGAACAGGGACGATTGCCGTCAGATCTACCGCGATGCCTTCCATCGCGCCGATGCGGCTTCGTTCTGGAAGTAG
- a CDS encoding HAD hydrolase-like protein, with protein MVSGYDLILWDFDGTLADSSADVWQSIGYAAKRCGAIVPEEYRNDPRNLSAAMTDIFAHLRPFPGAGRFAAFDADVTRHYRSLNAFDATVMYPGMEGLLTRLHRRGTLGAIVTNKPLEALERILVTKGWADLFDGWVAVDSDPSLPDGMSKQEMMRRMVDRFHTDPAHALAVGDSRHDIAAAQAEGIDSLAVTYGDGDTAELLGQAPKYVADDVAAIASIVERE; from the coding sequence ATGGTGTCAGGCTATGATCTGATTCTTTGGGATTTCGATGGCACGCTTGCCGACAGCAGCGCCGACGTGTGGCAATCGATAGGGTATGCCGCCAAGCGTTGCGGGGCCATCGTCCCGGAGGAATACAGGAATGATCCGCGTAATCTGTCGGCTGCGATGACTGATATATTCGCCCATTTGCGTCCGTTCCCAGGTGCCGGGCGATTCGCTGCCTTCGACGCCGACGTGACGCGGCATTACCGTTCGTTGAACGCTTTCGACGCGACGGTGATGTATCCGGGCATGGAAGGATTGCTGACCCGGCTCCATCGACGCGGGACGCTTGGCGCGATTGTGACCAACAAGCCGTTGGAGGCGTTGGAACGCATTCTTGTCACGAAAGGTTGGGCTGATCTTTTCGACGGTTGGGTTGCCGTGGATTCGGATCCGTCTTTGCCGGACGGCATGTCGAAGCAGGAGATGATGCGGCGGATGGTCGATCGGTTTCACACCGACCCCGCGCATGCCTTGGCTGTGGGGGACAGCAGGCATGATATCGCGGCGGCGCAAGCTGAAGGAATCGATTCCTTGGCCGTGACCTACGGCGATGGCGACACCGCCGAATTGCTTGGCCAAGCCCCGAAATATGTCGCCGACGACGTGGCGGCAATAGCGTCAATAGTAGAAAGGGAATAA
- a CDS encoding sugar kinase, which yields MHDVIVAGDANTDIIVPYPRFLNKERTRVKYPEPEIHGGGTCANTAVALSRLGMDTTFIGTIGDDQYGHFIQRDFEDAGVDDSGLVVDASLNTVGVFAFVDERGERYLWGWPRVDRSFTVLDESKVDFNAFNGARWLHTSGMMLTYDTSARQTIIDIMKAAHERGIATSLDLNLRVDDGVLDPGFAAALQRIMPYVTYLLGSGPEEFSYLGDQDWQANAAALAVDGRVVVARDGCHGSVAFTDGKRIDSPAYHVEVEDTIGAGDVFNAGFIAALLNGRNLQRALQAGNAVSGYKVARKGARSTPNLTQLEDFMAATHASVAEEGKAS from the coding sequence ATGCATGATGTGATTGTTGCCGGTGACGCCAACACCGATATCATCGTACCGTACCCGCGTTTTCTCAACAAGGAACGCACCAGGGTGAAATATCCCGAGCCGGAAATCCATGGCGGAGGCACATGCGCGAACACGGCTGTGGCGCTTTCGCGTCTTGGAATGGACACCACCTTTATCGGCACCATCGGTGATGACCAATACGGCCACTTCATCCAGCGCGATTTTGAAGACGCCGGTGTCGACGATTCCGGCTTGGTCGTGGATGCGTCGTTGAATACGGTCGGGGTTTTCGCTTTTGTCGACGAGCGTGGAGAACGCTACCTTTGGGGTTGGCCTCGTGTCGACAGGTCGTTCACCGTTTTGGACGAGTCGAAAGTCGATTTCAACGCTTTCAACGGGGCCCGTTGGCTGCACACTTCCGGCATGATGCTGACCTATGACACCAGTGCACGCCAGACGATCATCGACATCATGAAGGCGGCGCATGAGCGGGGCATCGCGACTTCGCTCGATCTGAACCTTCGCGTTGACGACGGGGTGCTCGACCCGGGCTTTGCCGCAGCCTTGCAGCGGATCATGCCTTACGTGACCTATCTGCTTGGTTCAGGCCCGGAGGAATTCTCCTATCTCGGCGATCAGGATTGGCAAGCGAATGCTGCGGCCCTCGCCGTCGATGGCAGGGTTGTGGTGGCACGCGACGGCTGCCACGGTTCGGTGGCCTTCACCGACGGCAAGCGTATCGATAGCCCCGCATACCACGTTGAGGTCGAAGACACCATCGGTGCCGGAGACGTGTTCAACGCAGGGTTTATCGCGGCCTTGCTCAACGGCAGGAATCTTCAACGTGCCTTGCAGGCCGGCAATGCCGTTTCCGGCTACAAAGTGGCCCGCAAAGGAGCCAGAAGCACGCCGAATCTTACCCAATTGGAGGACTTCATGGCGGCCACGCACGCCTCCGTGGCCGAGGAGGGTAAAGCCTCGTGA
- a CDS encoding phosphoribosylanthranilate isomerase, translating to MADVIAQIYGIRTVEDARMVIDYGGEHIGVSYGKIKRTPGQLDCAQAKEIFEGVQPQAVRIGLTVAEDIDEISDNLRAVLPDVLHLSGDIEAIDPDQIRELKRRFPSLKIMQAIPVLAGVPLDGQPVMDYVRDYSPVSDFFLIDTKIAKATDIGATGVTHDRAIDRKIVESTDVPCIIAGGLDASNVAQAIAETHPYGVDSFSLTNYDDERADTLRCKDPAKVKAFIEAAKNA from the coding sequence ATGGCTGATGTAATTGCACAGATTTATGGAATACGTACCGTGGAAGATGCCAGGATGGTCATCGACTACGGCGGCGAACACATAGGCGTTTCGTATGGCAAGATCAAGCGTACGCCGGGCCAGCTTGATTGTGCACAGGCCAAAGAGATTTTTGAGGGCGTCCAGCCGCAGGCGGTACGTATCGGGCTGACCGTGGCCGAGGACATCGATGAGATCAGCGATAACCTTCGCGCGGTATTGCCCGATGTGCTTCACCTTTCCGGAGATATCGAGGCCATCGACCCCGATCAGATTCGCGAACTCAAGCGCCGTTTCCCGTCGCTGAAGATCATGCAGGCCATTCCCGTCCTGGCGGGTGTGCCGTTGGACGGGCAGCCGGTGATGGACTACGTGCGCGATTATTCGCCGGTTTCCGATTTCTTCCTTATCGATACCAAGATCGCCAAAGCCACTGATATCGGCGCCACCGGAGTGACGCACGACCGCGCGATTGACAGGAAGATCGTCGAATCCACCGATGTTCCCTGCATCATCGCAGGCGGGCTCGATGCCAGCAACGTGGCACAAGCCATTGCGGAAACACACCCCTATGGTGTCGATTCCTTCAGCCTGACCAATTATGACGACGAGCGTGCCGACACCCTCAGGTGCAAGGATCCCGCCAAGGTAAAGGCGTTCATCGAAGCGGCGAAAAATGCATGA
- a CDS encoding MFS transporter has product MTETTVKDESNGIPVPEEGTPEFEKMNKMAKVAIPIILALFTLGVLQQQAFGMIYVNIGKQLGQPNLAPLITSIPGIVLGIVCVIYGSLGDFVSLKKMVCLGTIVFILGSVLGCFGTFSIWIVIAARVLQSIGWQVSGSIFLVLVSKYVEKRKRVLWYGVFVAVFRIAAALGVFLAGYMTLIDWRWLFGIGIVAVFFLPALAKNLPDQHAKGAHIDGVGFTLIGLFAGAVTMFFTDMNWGWGIACIVTLVAFVIYINKAKSPFITPKMLTNPAFAVTMTVIFVGYFFSYTLNAGVNNIGMNVYGIDSSKVSNLLVWSIILAAIMGFAAGPIIQRIGRKASIILALACMGGGLIAIAFLIPAGKIWALAVAPCIYYFGTSFFYQPIVDTATLTVEPEESGRALGFNDLIQAITGSIGVALFGQMMAKTSMGGGSIAGTPAGAASSYANVFIIGGLVILAALVIFVCSMKMIYSHSRADNEK; this is encoded by the coding sequence ATGACTGAAACAACAGTCAAGGATGAGAGCAACGGAATACCGGTTCCTGAGGAGGGAACCCCGGAGTTCGAGAAAATGAACAAGATGGCCAAGGTCGCCATCCCGATTATTCTGGCATTGTTCACGCTCGGCGTGCTGCAGCAGCAGGCGTTCGGCATGATCTATGTCAACATCGGCAAGCAGCTGGGCCAGCCGAATCTGGCACCGTTGATCACCTCGATCCCGGGCATCGTGCTGGGCATCGTCTGCGTCATCTACGGTTCGTTGGGCGACTTCGTGTCGCTCAAGAAGATGGTCTGCCTCGGCACCATCGTCTTCATCCTGGGTTCGGTATTGGGCTGCTTCGGCACCTTCAGCATCTGGATTGTCATCGCGGCTCGCGTGCTGCAGTCCATCGGCTGGCAGGTCTCCGGCTCCATCTTCCTGGTGCTGGTCTCCAAGTACGTCGAAAAGCGAAAGCGCGTGCTCTGGTACGGCGTGTTCGTCGCGGTCTTCCGTATCGCCGCCGCGCTGGGCGTCTTCCTCGCCGGCTACATGACCCTGATCGATTGGCGTTGGCTCTTCGGCATCGGCATCGTCGCGGTCTTCTTCCTGCCCGCTCTGGCCAAGAACCTTCCTGACCAGCACGCCAAGGGTGCCCACATCGACGGTGTCGGCTTCACGCTCATCGGCCTGTTCGCAGGCGCGGTGACCATGTTCTTCACCGACATGAACTGGGGCTGGGGCATTGCCTGCATCGTCACGCTCGTGGCGTTCGTCATTTACATCAACAAGGCCAAGAGCCCGTTCATCACCCCGAAGATGCTCACCAACCCGGCATTCGCCGTGACCATGACCGTCATCTTCGTCGGCTACTTCTTCAGCTACACCCTGAACGCCGGCGTCAACAACATCGGCATGAACGTCTACGGCATCGACTCCTCCAAGGTCTCCAACCTGCTGGTCTGGTCGATCATCCTCGCCGCCATCATGGGCTTCGCCGCAGGCCCAATCATTCAGCGCATCGGCCGCAAGGCCTCGATCATCCTCGCTCTCGCCTGCATGGGCGGCGGCCTGATCGCCATCGCGTTCCTGATTCCTGCCGGCAAGATCTGGGCGCTCGCTGTGGCACCGTGCATCTACTACTTCGGTACTTCCTTCTTCTATCAGCCGATCGTCGATACCGCGACGTTGACTGTGGAGCCTGAGGAATCCGGACGTGCGCTGGGCTTCAACGATCTGATCCAGGCCATCACCGGCTCCATCGGCGTGGCGCTCTTCGGCCAGATGATGGCCAAGACCTCCATGGGCGGCGGCAGCATTGCGGGAACCCCTGCGGGCGCTGCGTCCTCGTACGCCAATGTGTTCATCATCGGCGGCCTGGTCATTCTCGCGGCCCTCGTCATCTTCGTCTGCTCGATGAAGATGATCTACAGCCACTCCCGTGCAGACAACGAGAAGTGA
- a CDS encoding nucleoside hydrolase, with protein MNTRKPLIIDTDPGIDDAAAITLLVDEPSVDIKLIASVSGNVGIGHTTNNALKLLTFLGRRIPVAKGAVAPLMRDNQFATEAHGKGGMGMFDFPEPDTSLLTVNNAVLEERRVLMESKEPVTILTLGPLTNIALLFATFPEVKEHVERIVMMGGSTSRGNIGVYGEFNISVDPEAAKMVFRSGLPITMVGLDIGRKAHLVVDDLERMEQTGEVGVMIGALFRSYDGGHIENGIKMYDPSAALAMVEPDMFTMRDAFVDVEISSPLTIGATVVDFDGIISNNRNVSVCVDVDVERFRKRFVQRIASVEREQK; from the coding sequence ATGAATACCAGAAAACCATTGATCATCGATACTGATCCCGGCATCGACGACGCCGCCGCCATCACCCTTCTGGTTGACGAGCCCAGCGTCGATATCAAACTCATCGCCTCGGTTTCGGGCAATGTCGGCATCGGGCACACCACCAACAACGCCTTGAAACTGCTGACCTTCCTCGGCCGCAGGATTCCCGTCGCCAAGGGTGCCGTGGCGCCGTTGATGCGCGACAACCAGTTCGCCACCGAAGCGCACGGCAAGGGCGGCATGGGCATGTTCGATTTCCCGGAACCCGACACTTCCCTTCTGACCGTCAACAACGCGGTTTTGGAAGAGCGTCGCGTCTTGATGGAAAGCAAAGAGCCAGTTACCATCCTCACGCTTGGTCCGCTCACTAACATCGCGCTGCTGTTCGCCACGTTCCCGGAAGTCAAGGAACACGTCGAGCGCATCGTGATGATGGGCGGCTCCACCAGCCGTGGCAACATCGGCGTCTACGGTGAATTCAACATCTCCGTCGACCCGGAAGCCGCCAAGATGGTCTTCCGTTCCGGCCTGCCCATCACCATGGTGGGGCTTGATATCGGGCGCAAGGCGCACCTGGTCGTCGACGATCTGGAACGCATGGAGCAAACCGGCGAAGTCGGCGTCATGATCGGCGCGCTCTTCCGTTCCTACGATGGCGGGCATATCGAAAACGGCATCAAGATGTACGATCCCTCCGCCGCTCTGGCGATGGTCGAGCCTGATATGTTCACCATGCGCGACGCCTTCGTGGACGTGGAGATCTCCAGCCCGCTCACCATTGGTGCCACCGTGGTCGACTTCGACGGCATCATCAGCAACAACCGCAACGTCTCCGTCTGCGTGGACGTCGACGTCGAGCGGTTCCGTAAACGTTTCGTCCAACGAATCGCATCCGTTGAACGCGAACAAAAATAA
- a CDS encoding ribokinase produces MSMKILNFGSLNIDFVYDVVDFVTKGQTITSSALNRYPGGKGLNQSIAAGKAGASISHAGLIGQDGVFLRDLLGKAGVDITDVRISDSERTGNAIIQRNQDGDNCIILYSGSNRAFTEEFVDEVLQKFEKGDWLLVQNETNLLPYIVEQAHRRGMKVAMNPSPADKLLDEVDLSLVDCFILNGGEAEAITGKTGTPEALLDAMCEKFPSAATILTSGSWGSGYGKGTQRVRQRAYRVPVVDTTGAGDTFTGYVLANLVAGQDIATSLDRASRAAAIAVSRHGAAPSIPLADEVERFQSSPIISTEE; encoded by the coding sequence ATGTCAATGAAAATTCTGAATTTTGGCTCATTGAACATCGATTTTGTCTATGATGTCGTCGATTTCGTCACCAAAGGACAGACGATCACTTCAAGCGCTCTGAACCGATATCCCGGTGGCAAAGGGCTCAACCAATCCATCGCGGCAGGCAAGGCCGGCGCGTCAATCAGCCACGCCGGGCTGATCGGTCAAGACGGTGTGTTCCTGCGCGACCTGCTTGGCAAGGCCGGGGTCGACATCACCGACGTGAGGATAAGCGACAGCGAGCGCACCGGTAACGCGATCATCCAGCGCAACCAGGATGGCGACAACTGCATCATCCTCTATAGTGGCTCCAACCGCGCCTTCACCGAGGAGTTCGTCGATGAGGTGCTCCAGAAATTCGAAAAGGGCGACTGGCTGCTGGTGCAGAACGAGACCAATCTACTGCCCTATATCGTTGAGCAGGCGCATCGACGTGGCATGAAAGTGGCCATGAACCCTTCGCCGGCCGACAAGCTCTTGGATGAGGTTGATTTGAGCCTGGTCGATTGCTTTATTCTCAACGGCGGCGAGGCGGAGGCGATAACCGGCAAGACCGGTACGCCGGAAGCCTTGCTGGACGCGATGTGCGAGAAGTTCCCGAGCGCCGCCACCATCCTTACTTCAGGGTCGTGGGGTTCCGGTTATGGAAAGGGAACCCAGCGCGTCCGCCAGCGCGCCTATCGAGTGCCCGTGGTCGACACCACCGGTGCGGGCGATACCTTTACTGGCTATGTCCTGGCCAATCTGGTGGCCGGACAGGACATCGCCACAAGCCTTGATCGGGCCTCGCGTGCTGCGGCGATTGCGGTTTCTCGCCACGGTGCGGCCCCTTCAATACCGCTGGCCGACGAGGTCGAGCGTTTCCAATCTTCACCGATTATTTCAACGGAGGAATAA
- a CDS encoding ATP-binding cassette domain-containing protein — translation MKIELRNVGYSYQSDRQALRDINLSFEGDQSVAIIGQNGAGKTTLAKQLNGILRPTQGSLTIDGTEISERTTAEWSKRVGYVFQNPDDQLFLETVREEFAFGPRNIGMDEATIERRIAKVAALTGLKDKLDVHPADLSPTEKKFCGIGAVVMMDPDAVVFDEPTCGQDYAGDVRLHDLIAELKREGKMCIAISHDMKFVVANFDRVVVMCQGQVLVDGTPEEVFSQVDVLRKSYVTPPPITRVAQGVGLKETVFTVPQFVEGLEDACSAQNS, via the coding sequence ATGAAAATCGAATTGCGTAATGTGGGCTATAGCTATCAGTCCGACCGTCAGGCGCTCCGCGATATCAACCTCAGCTTCGAAGGCGACCAGTCGGTGGCCATCATCGGGCAGAACGGCGCGGGAAAGACGACGCTCGCCAAGCAGTTGAACGGGATACTTCGTCCAACGCAAGGTTCGTTGACCATTGACGGAACCGAGATTTCCGAGCGCACAACGGCAGAATGGTCCAAGCGAGTGGGCTACGTTTTCCAGAATCCCGACGACCAGCTCTTCCTGGAAACCGTACGCGAGGAGTTCGCGTTCGGCCCGAGGAATATCGGCATGGACGAGGCGACCATCGAGCGTCGCATCGCCAAAGTCGCGGCGTTGACCGGGTTAAAGGACAAGCTGGACGTCCATCCAGCCGACCTGAGCCCCACGGAGAAGAAATTCTGCGGCATCGGGGCGGTGGTGATGATGGATCCGGACGCCGTGGTCTTCGACGAACCGACCTGCGGGCAGGATTACGCGGGAGATGTGCGGCTGCACGACCTGATCGCGGAACTCAAGCGCGAAGGCAAGATGTGCATCGCCATCAGCCACGATATGAAATTCGTGGTCGCCAACTTCGACCGCGTCGTCGTGATGTGCCAAGGGCAGGTGCTCGTCGACGGCACGCCTGAAGAGGTGTTCTCACAAGTCGACGTATTGCGCAAATCCTACGTCACGCCGCCGCCAATCACCAGGGTGGCGCAAGGCGTCGGTCTCAAGGAAACCGTCTTTACCGTTCCGCAATTCGTTGAGGGACTCGAGGATGCCTGTTCAGCGCAGAATTCTTGA
- a CDS encoding ATP-binding cassette domain-containing protein: protein MKTVVEVEHYSFTYQDAKVPAIKDVSFIVREGEFVCVVGANGAGKTTLCNALVGLIPHYFTGKTEGSVRINGADTADASVADLSNYIGLVFQNPFNQLTYASGTVAEELAYGLGNRGVSRDEMRRRVKLVSQLMHIEDLLDRDPLELSGGQVQRVAFGSTFILEPNILVLDECTTQLDPLGASEIFDIVKQLNASGVTVIMVDHDMERVAQYADTVVVMEHGQVRLTGSPREVFSTSDIERYGIDTPDYVKLSKGLDRRGLGDGKLAMTYDESLAMAKEVLGR from the coding sequence ATGAAAACTGTTGTTGAAGTCGAACATTATTCATTCACTTATCAAGATGCCAAAGTCCCGGCGATCAAGGACGTCAGCTTTATCGTGCGTGAAGGGGAGTTCGTCTGCGTCGTCGGAGCCAACGGTGCCGGTAAAACCACGCTGTGCAATGCATTGGTCGGGCTTATCCCGCACTACTTCACCGGCAAAACCGAGGGCAGCGTACGCATCAACGGTGCGGATACCGCTGACGCGAGCGTGGCCGATCTGTCGAACTATATCGGCCTGGTCTTCCAGAATCCGTTCAACCAGCTCACGTATGCCTCGGGAACCGTCGCTGAGGAACTTGCGTATGGCTTGGGCAACAGGGGCGTCTCGCGCGATGAAATGCGTCGCCGGGTCAAACTGGTCTCGCAGCTGATGCATATCGAGGACCTGCTCGACCGCGACCCGCTCGAACTTTCCGGCGGGCAGGTGCAGCGAGTCGCGTTCGGTTCCACCTTCATTCTGGAACCCAACATTCTCGTGCTCGACGAGTGCACCACACAGCTCGACCCGCTCGGCGCCTCCGAGATCTTCGATATCGTCAAGCAGCTCAACGCCTCAGGGGTCACCGTCATCATGGTCGATCACGACATGGAACGGGTCGCGCAGTACGCCGACACCGTCGTGGTGATGGAACACGGCCAGGTCAGGCTCACCGGAAGCCCACGGGAAGTATTCTCCACTTCCGATATCGAACGCTACGGCATCGATACTCCTGATTACGTCAAACTCTCGAAAGGCCTTGACCGGCGCGGTTTGGGTGACGGAAAACTCGCGATGACCTACGACGAAAGCCTCGCGATGGCCAAGGAGGTGCTTGGACGATGA
- a CDS encoding energy-coupling factor transporter transmembrane component T, whose protein sequence is MEERLRRADAVHDAPGAMGKANPLVKFLGVLLFGLAALIWPDFTLGLVIVAALFALAWRIGSLKPFSKLMFGFGLPMTIMLMFIQGLYSPKNTTVIADFGFAQLGLQGVLYAAKIVVTVLVFLGSFYIANKTTYIGSLVAALTQIGCPSKLGYLIFASLNVVPQMQRKMTVIRQAQSARGLSTGGGLVSRFKAFLPLIGPVVMSSLTDAQERGMTLETRGFGIKGVRRTNYVKVSWTSKDAVALWSLIAAFAVIFVLSILGHTGTLPVTYPWGGVR, encoded by the coding sequence ATGGAAGAGCGTTTGCGCCGAGCCGATGCGGTGCACGATGCGCCTGGAGCGATGGGCAAGGCCAATCCGTTGGTCAAGTTCCTCGGTGTTTTGCTCTTCGGGCTTGCTGCGCTGATCTGGCCGGATTTCACTTTGGGGCTGGTCATCGTGGCGGCGCTGTTCGCTCTTGCATGGCGTATCGGTAGCCTCAAGCCGTTCTCAAAGCTGATGTTCGGCTTCGGCCTGCCGATGACCATCATGCTGATGTTCATCCAAGGCCTTTATAGCCCCAAGAACACCACCGTTATCGCCGATTTCGGCTTTGCTCAGCTCGGTCTTCAGGGCGTGTTGTACGCGGCGAAAATCGTGGTGACCGTGCTGGTCTTCCTTGGCAGCTTCTATATCGCCAACAAGACCACCTATATCGGCTCGCTGGTAGCGGCTTTGACGCAGATCGGCTGCCCGAGCAAACTTGGCTATCTGATTTTTGCCTCGCTGAACGTGGTGCCGCAGATGCAGCGCAAGATGACCGTGATCCGTCAGGCGCAAAGCGCGCGCGGGCTTTCCACGGGCGGTGGTTTGGTCTCGCGCTTCAAGGCCTTCCTGCCGTTGATCGGCCCGGTGGTCATGTCGTCGTTGACCGATGCCCAAGAGCGCGGCATGACGCTGGAAACCCGTGGTTTCGGCATCAAGGGTGTGCGCCGCACGAACTATGTCAAGGTTTCCTGGACGTCCAAGGACGCCGTGGCGTTGTGGTCGCTGATCGCTGCTTTCGCTGTGATCTTTGTCCTTTCGATTCTCGGCCATACCGGAACGCTTCCGGTGACCTATCCGTGGGGAGGTGTGCGATGA